From Humisphaera borealis, the proteins below share one genomic window:
- a CDS encoding PVC-type heme-binding CxxCH protein, whose translation MKIFKLFTIVGLLGVVALMPLLGVRADAPTEAAPRRVKVLFLGDDGHHKPLERFRQVVTEMTRRGVDMTYVDELSQITPENLKRFDAIALYANITKVTPEAEKAILDYVSSGGGYAVLHCGSYCFLNSAPLTALTGGRFQKHGTGVFKETHVKPDSELLKDLKPIESWDETYVHTMHNEAGRTVLSVREDKDGKEPYTWTRTEGKGRVFYTAWGHDERTWGNADFINLIERGMRWSAGDWALQPPTKLKPFEYGEGKAPNYIAAKQWGQTGALITKIQKPVPPEESMKHLITPAGIEAKLFASEPKIFKPIAMNWDERGRLWISETFDYPNELQEPGKGRDRISIVEDTDGDGVADKFTVFAEKLSIPTSILPFNGGIIVAQAPDMLFLKDTDGDGKADVRQTLFTGWGTNDTHAGPSSLRWGPDNWVYGIVGYSGFNGVIDGKSLRFGNGIWRMKPDGTKLEFLGSLTNNAWGLGFSEEGHLFASTANGHPSFYLHIPNRAYETVRGLTVKRLEPIMDLPKMFVATDQVRQVDHHGNYTAAAGHSLYTARTWPSYYWNRTAFVTEGTGHIVGQFLLQPQGAGFIARNDGSTLASTDEWTAPIFADVGPDGQLWVIDWYNFIVQHNPIPQGFERGKGGAYETNLRDKTHGRIYRLVAKDGKPSRTFDLSKATPDDLVAALMSDNQFWRMQAQRLIVERGDKSIAEHLYKLAGDRTVDAIGLNPAAIHSLWTMQGLGLLDGSNPDATAAVVAALRHPSAGVRKAAVDAFPRNEAGLAALLAGKLLIDPAPQVRKSALLAVAEVPTASATAAQAVYEAVAGSGVGEDRWLIDAATIAAARHDSFFLQSAVAAFKLPEGTVEPKPVATVNLIPNASFEETAGGKPRGWRARHYSGEATQELSTTVARTGKNSVVLRSDKGSDTSWYVDVKVEPRAKYRLSAWIKTENVKAVRGGMGALLNVHGSDFKTKPVAGNSDWTKVEITFDSGSRDTVSINCLFGGWGHATGVAYYDDIELTKVGGGVAKLPGATGEVLSAVISHYAQRAPKESVVATLASLRTAQPQIATIVIDALAGSWPEGKASAPELAGDDAANLQAVMSALPPAGRDRLLALAVKWGRTDVFGDTLASVIKELRSTLDNAKAQPEQRAEAARRLIAVSDTPDHVAAILAHVNPQSLPAVQTALLQAIGDSRSPAVGDALIAKWTGMTPTAQKIVLPTLLRREPWTRSLLAGVKAGTVNPKDVLPQQWQALTGHPDRDISNLAKQLQKSTGQAVSADRKAIVDKLIPLASKTGDVAKGKLVFEKNCQVCHHMEGKGGVVGPDLTGIGARPKSDVMIDVLDPNRSVEGNFRQWSARTEDDVLTGRLMSESQTSIEIIDATGAVHAIQRSQLKSLTASEKSVMPEGFEALPPEDLTDLMEYMATSKVKH comes from the coding sequence ATGAAGATATTCAAACTTTTCACCATAGTGGGTCTCCTGGGTGTTGTGGCGCTGATGCCTCTGCTCGGAGTTCGCGCAGATGCCCCCACCGAGGCGGCCCCCCGCCGGGTGAAGGTGCTCTTCCTCGGCGATGACGGTCATCACAAGCCGCTGGAACGTTTTCGCCAGGTCGTCACGGAGATGACCCGTCGCGGCGTCGATATGACGTACGTCGACGAACTGTCGCAGATCACGCCCGAGAACCTCAAGCGGTTCGACGCGATCGCGCTCTATGCCAACATCACCAAGGTCACCCCCGAAGCCGAGAAGGCGATTCTCGACTATGTCAGCAGCGGCGGCGGCTACGCGGTTCTGCATTGCGGCAGCTACTGCTTCCTTAACTCCGCTCCGCTGACCGCGCTGACCGGCGGGCGTTTCCAGAAGCACGGCACCGGCGTCTTCAAGGAGACCCACGTCAAGCCCGACAGCGAACTGCTGAAGGACCTCAAGCCCATCGAGAGCTGGGACGAGACCTACGTCCACACCATGCACAATGAGGCCGGCCGTACCGTGCTGTCGGTCCGCGAGGACAAGGACGGCAAGGAGCCGTACACCTGGACCCGCACCGAAGGCAAAGGCCGCGTGTTTTACACCGCCTGGGGGCACGACGAACGGACCTGGGGCAATGCCGACTTCATCAACCTGATCGAGCGTGGGATGCGCTGGAGCGCTGGCGACTGGGCGTTGCAGCCGCCGACAAAGCTCAAGCCGTTCGAATACGGCGAAGGCAAGGCACCGAATTACATCGCCGCCAAGCAGTGGGGGCAGACCGGGGCACTGATCACCAAGATTCAGAAGCCGGTTCCGCCGGAAGAATCGATGAAGCACCTCATCACCCCTGCGGGCATTGAGGCCAAGCTGTTCGCGTCGGAACCCAAGATCTTCAAGCCCATCGCGATGAACTGGGACGAGCGTGGTCGGCTCTGGATCTCGGAAACGTTCGACTATCCGAACGAACTGCAGGAACCCGGCAAGGGACGCGACCGCATCAGCATCGTTGAAGACACCGATGGCGATGGCGTCGCCGACAAGTTCACTGTGTTCGCCGAGAAGCTGTCGATCCCGACCAGCATCCTCCCGTTCAATGGCGGCATCATCGTCGCCCAGGCGCCGGACATGCTGTTCCTTAAGGATACCGACGGCGACGGTAAGGCAGACGTACGCCAGACCCTGTTCACCGGCTGGGGCACCAACGACACGCACGCCGGCCCGAGCAGCCTCCGCTGGGGCCCGGACAATTGGGTCTATGGCATCGTCGGTTACTCCGGGTTCAACGGCGTGATCGACGGAAAGTCGCTCCGCTTCGGCAACGGCATCTGGCGAATGAAGCCGGACGGCACCAAGCTGGAGTTCCTCGGGTCGCTCACGAATAACGCGTGGGGCCTGGGCTTCAGCGAGGAAGGCCACCTGTTCGCGTCGACCGCCAACGGCCACCCGAGCTTCTACCTGCACATCCCGAACCGCGCTTACGAGACGGTTCGCGGCCTGACGGTCAAGCGGCTGGAGCCGATCATGGACCTGCCGAAGATGTTCGTCGCGACCGACCAGGTGCGGCAGGTCGACCATCACGGCAACTACACCGCCGCCGCAGGGCATTCGCTGTACACCGCCCGGACATGGCCGAGCTACTACTGGAACCGGACCGCGTTCGTCACCGAAGGCACCGGCCACATTGTCGGCCAGTTCCTGTTGCAGCCGCAGGGCGCGGGGTTCATCGCCCGCAATGACGGAAGCACCCTGGCGAGCACCGATGAATGGACTGCCCCCATCTTTGCCGACGTCGGTCCTGATGGGCAGCTATGGGTGATCGACTGGTACAACTTTATTGTCCAGCACAACCCGATCCCGCAGGGCTTTGAGCGCGGCAAGGGCGGCGCCTATGAGACCAACCTGCGCGACAAGACGCACGGCCGGATCTACCGCCTAGTCGCAAAGGACGGCAAGCCGAGCCGCACGTTCGACCTCTCCAAGGCGACACCGGATGATCTGGTCGCGGCGCTGATGAGCGACAACCAGTTCTGGCGCATGCAGGCACAGCGGCTGATCGTGGAACGAGGGGACAAGTCGATTGCGGAACATCTGTATAAGCTTGCCGGCGACAGAACCGTTGACGCCATCGGCCTGAACCCGGCCGCGATCCACAGCCTTTGGACAATGCAGGGCTTGGGGCTGCTGGACGGGTCGAACCCCGATGCGACGGCCGCCGTCGTAGCCGCCCTTCGGCACCCGTCGGCCGGCGTACGCAAAGCCGCCGTGGATGCGTTTCCCCGCAACGAAGCCGGCCTGGCCGCCCTGCTTGCGGGCAAGCTGCTGATTGACCCGGCCCCGCAGGTGCGCAAGAGCGCGCTCCTGGCGGTTGCTGAAGTCCCCACCGCCAGTGCCACCGCCGCACAAGCGGTGTACGAAGCCGTCGCCGGGTCGGGCGTGGGTGAGGATCGCTGGCTGATCGACGCGGCGACAATCGCCGCGGCCCGTCACGACAGCTTTTTCCTGCAGTCCGCTGTCGCGGCGTTCAAACTGCCTGAGGGAACTGTGGAACCCAAGCCCGTGGCCACGGTTAATCTCATCCCGAATGCCTCGTTCGAAGAAACCGCCGGCGGCAAGCCACGCGGCTGGCGGGCTCGCCACTACAGCGGCGAAGCGACGCAGGAACTGTCCACCACCGTCGCGCGTACGGGTAAGAACTCCGTGGTCCTGCGGTCCGACAAGGGAAGCGATACGAGTTGGTATGTCGATGTCAAAGTGGAGCCGCGCGCCAAGTACCGCCTTAGTGCCTGGATCAAGACCGAGAACGTCAAAGCTGTCCGCGGCGGCATGGGCGCGCTATTGAACGTTCACGGAAGCGACTTCAAGACCAAGCCGGTCGCTGGCAACAGCGACTGGACGAAGGTGGAAATCACCTTCGACAGCGGATCCCGCGATACGGTCTCCATCAACTGTCTGTTCGGCGGATGGGGCCACGCGACCGGGGTCGCGTACTACGACGACATCGAGCTGACCAAGGTTGGTGGCGGTGTTGCCAAACTGCCTGGAGCGACCGGTGAAGTCCTCAGTGCGGTCATCTCCCATTACGCCCAGCGGGCACCAAAGGAGTCCGTCGTCGCCACGCTGGCGTCGCTCAGGACTGCCCAGCCGCAGATCGCCACGATCGTGATCGATGCCCTGGCCGGGAGCTGGCCGGAAGGCAAGGCTTCGGCACCGGAACTGGCCGGCGATGATGCCGCAAATCTGCAGGCGGTCATGTCTGCGTTGCCTCCGGCCGGTCGTGATCGACTTCTCGCGCTGGCGGTGAAGTGGGGCAGGACCGATGTCTTCGGCGACACGCTCGCTTCGGTCATCAAGGAGCTGCGATCCACGCTCGACAATGCCAAGGCCCAGCCCGAGCAACGTGCCGAGGCGGCCCGCAGGCTCATCGCGGTGTCCGATACACCCGATCACGTCGCCGCCATCCTTGCTCACGTCAACCCGCAGTCGCTGCCAGCCGTCCAGACGGCATTGCTGCAGGCGATCGGCGACAGCCGCAGTCCGGCCGTCGGCGATGCACTGATTGCCAAGTGGACCGGCATGACCCCGACGGCCCAGAAGATCGTGCTGCCCACCCTCCTGCGGCGCGAGCCCTGGACGCGATCGCTGCTGGCCGGCGTGAAGGCAGGCACGGTGAACCCCAAGGACGTGCTGCCGCAACAGTGGCAAGCGCTAACAGGACACCCTGACCGCGACATCTCAAACCTTGCCAAGCAGCTCCAGAAGAGCACCGGGCAGGCCGTCTCCGCCGATCGAAAGGCGATCGTCGACAAGCTGATTCCCCTGGCGTCGAAAACCGGCGACGTTGCCAAGGGCAAACTGGTGTTCGAGAAGAACTGCCAGGTCTGCCATCACATGGAAGGCAAAGGCGGCGTGGTCGGCCCGGACCTGACGGGCATTGGCGCTCGCCCGAAATCGGACGTGATGATCGACGTGCTCGATCCCAACCGGTCGGTCGAAGGCAACTTCCGCCAGTGGTCGGCCCGGACCGAGGACGACGTGCTGACCGGCAGGCTGATGTCGGAAAGCCAGACTTCGATCGAGATCATTGATGCCACCGGTGCCGTTCACGCCATCCAGCGGAGCCAGCTGAAGAGCCTGACCGCCTCGGAGAAATCCGTGATGCCCGAAGGGTTTGAAGCCCTCCCGCCGGAGGATCTCACCGACCTGATGGAGTACATGGCGACGAGCAAGGTGAAACACTGA
- a CDS encoding class I SAM-dependent methyltransferase yields the protein MGHLGADWLERPEREKEERPRQAIELMNLKPTDVVADIGAGSGYFSFRIAEKVPQGRVLAVDIQPEMLAIIGKKSKEKGVKNVEPVLGAESDPKLPEGGVDVVLFVDAYHEFEYPQEMMVAIVKSLKPGGRVIQIEYRAEDPRVFIKPLHKMSEAQARLEMQSVGLRFVENVKGLPQQHLLVFEKPDPSRPTSKPAGDVPSK from the coding sequence ATGGGCCATCTGGGCGCCGACTGGCTCGAACGGCCGGAACGCGAGAAGGAAGAGCGTCCCCGCCAGGCGATCGAGCTGATGAACCTCAAGCCCACCGACGTCGTGGCGGACATTGGGGCAGGCTCGGGATACTTCAGCTTCCGCATCGCCGAGAAGGTGCCACAGGGCCGGGTGCTCGCCGTCGACATCCAGCCGGAAATGCTTGCCATCATTGGGAAGAAGTCGAAGGAGAAGGGGGTCAAAAACGTAGAGCCGGTGCTCGGCGCGGAGAGCGATCCGAAGCTTCCGGAAGGCGGCGTGGATGTGGTTCTGTTCGTCGATGCTTATCACGAGTTCGAATATCCGCAGGAAATGATGGTTGCCATCGTTAAGTCGCTCAAGCCTGGCGGAAGAGTGATTCAGATTGAGTACCGCGCCGAGGACCCTCGCGTCTTCATAAAGCCGCTCCATAAAATGAGCGAGGCGCAGGCGCGGCTTGAGATGCAGTCCGTCGGGTTGCGCTTTGTTGAGAATGTAAAAGGTCTTCCTCAACAGCATTTGCTCGTGTTCGAGAAACCCGACCCTTCGCGCCCGACTTCAAAACCGGCAGGCGATGTGCCTTCGAAATGA
- a CDS encoding XylR family transcriptional regulator, which produces MNANQRSSVAPTNGRRRKVVALLVETSNEYARGLLRGIVGYVREHRPWSTYLAEQARGDEPPAWLDHWQGDGIIARIENPRIADVVTRSGLPVVDVSAANLVPGIPWVETDDQAIAKAGFEHLIERGFRSLAFVGDERFNWSNWRRDQFVGLARERKIEPAVMHATVVPRAGHEWIEESTRLARWLVGLPKPVGVMACYDLLGRQVLEACRQASLAVPDDVAVIGVDDDELICELSDPPLSSVVPDAHRTGYEAAALLDRMMGGEIVEAKPHLVPPLGMMPRASSDVLAIDDPDITAAVRFIREHALDGIDVNDVVERVPLSRRVLESRFKKLVGRSPHEEIDRVQINRAQELLRETDLSLVEVSAKIGFPHAEYLSVVFKKRVGMTPREYRKQHRGR; this is translated from the coding sequence TTGAACGCTAATCAAAGATCCTCCGTCGCTCCGACCAACGGCCGTCGCCGGAAGGTCGTCGCGTTGTTGGTGGAGACCAGCAACGAGTACGCCCGTGGTTTGCTGCGAGGCATCGTCGGGTATGTCCGTGAGCATCGGCCCTGGAGCACTTATCTGGCCGAGCAGGCGCGCGGGGATGAGCCGCCGGCCTGGCTGGACCATTGGCAGGGCGACGGCATTATCGCCCGGATTGAAAACCCGCGTATCGCCGACGTGGTCACGCGGTCTGGACTGCCCGTGGTGGATGTCAGCGCCGCGAACCTGGTTCCCGGCATTCCGTGGGTCGAGACGGACGACCAGGCGATCGCGAAAGCGGGTTTTGAACACCTGATCGAACGCGGCTTCCGCAGCCTCGCGTTCGTCGGTGACGAACGGTTCAACTGGTCGAACTGGCGGCGAGATCAGTTCGTCGGGCTTGCCCGGGAACGAAAGATCGAACCGGCGGTCATGCACGCGACCGTCGTCCCGCGTGCCGGCCACGAATGGATCGAGGAGAGCACGCGGCTGGCGCGCTGGCTCGTCGGGCTGCCGAAACCGGTCGGCGTGATGGCCTGCTACGATTTGCTCGGACGGCAGGTGCTGGAAGCGTGCAGGCAAGCGTCGCTGGCGGTGCCGGACGACGTCGCAGTGATCGGCGTGGACGACGACGAACTGATCTGCGAGCTCTCCGACCCGCCGCTCAGCAGCGTAGTCCCCGACGCCCATCGCACGGGGTACGAGGCGGCCGCCCTGCTCGATCGGATGATGGGCGGCGAGATCGTCGAGGCCAAACCTCACCTGGTTCCGCCGTTGGGCATGATGCCCCGGGCGAGCAGTGATGTCCTGGCGATCGACGATCCGGATATCACGGCCGCGGTGCGGTTCATCCGGGAACACGCACTCGACGGGATCGACGTGAACGATGTCGTCGAGCGGGTGCCGCTGAGTCGGCGTGTGCTGGAATCGCGATTCAAGAAGCTGGTCGGCCGCAGCCCGCATGAAGAGATCGATCGCGTGCAGATCAACCGGGCCCAGGAGTTGTTGCGGGAGACCGACCTCTCGCTGGTGGAAGTGTCCGCGAAGATCGGATTCCCGCACGCGGAGTACCTGAGCGTTGTTTTCAAAAAGCGCGTGGGGATGACGCCCCGCGAGTATCGCAAGCAGCACCGCGGTAGATAG
- a CDS encoding PQQ-dependent sugar dehydrogenase, with amino-acid sequence MTAFSPSKPDESSKGREQPTRTGGRRRKLWIAALAVLLALSLIVAPFLFYLRGSGIKTSVLNNVVPGYAKLEHPFVTTARPNPSEGVISCNSFIAVDVMLPNAGYVVDAATVNSGSVRLIRKLDSWIVPARVNTSAAGDALVLQPEQALSPNTYYRFEILPALKDTAGASFKPFRTGFTTGGAGEASTMPVAFEKIELPLTAGRMYTAVAVGPDGDLYAATYTGDLLRCSLHSDGTIASVDVIETVHRANGGDRLITGICFDPDSTPGAPVLYVSHGQSTRTAADDWTGKLSRLTGATLDHYQDVLVGFPRAARDHLNNQPAFGPDGALYLPNGSNSAMGDADATWGNRPERKLSACVMRIDLAAIGQRTIDIRTDDGGGPYNPFAPGAPVTVYASGVRNAYDLVWTRDGKLMAPINGSAAGGNTPESPKRDIPALHNVRLTIPDHLARIEPGRYYGHPNPSRGEYVLMGGNPTDGIDPIEVNRYPVGILPQSRWKPPVAEFGSNISPCGIIEYKGSGRTLPIDGALMVCRYSGGKDVCLFLPGRDGSFGEMVTGIDGLFGFADPLDLVQHPVNGHLYVAEFGGKRVTLLRAKPQGVSSRVYREKVGLGMGLHETPAGKHIAKPEGDDARED; translated from the coding sequence ATGACCGCCTTTAGTCCAAGCAAACCTGACGAATCCTCAAAAGGGCGGGAACAGCCGACCCGTACCGGTGGTCGTCGACGCAAGCTATGGATCGCAGCGCTTGCGGTGCTACTGGCATTGTCCCTGATCGTCGCCCCCTTCCTGTTCTATTTGCGCGGTTCGGGCATCAAGACCTCCGTCCTGAACAATGTCGTTCCCGGCTATGCCAAGCTTGAACACCCTTTCGTGACGACGGCCAGGCCCAACCCGTCCGAAGGGGTCATCTCCTGCAACAGCTTCATCGCCGTTGACGTCATGCTTCCCAACGCCGGGTACGTGGTTGACGCCGCCACTGTGAACTCCGGGTCCGTGCGCCTGATTCGCAAGCTCGACAGTTGGATTGTGCCCGCCAGGGTGAACACGTCCGCCGCCGGCGACGCGCTGGTCTTGCAGCCCGAGCAGGCCCTGTCGCCAAACACGTATTACCGCTTCGAGATTCTCCCCGCGCTGAAGGATACCGCGGGCGCTTCGTTCAAACCGTTCAGAACCGGTTTCACCACCGGTGGCGCAGGCGAAGCATCGACGATGCCGGTGGCGTTCGAGAAGATCGAACTGCCGCTCACCGCGGGTCGCATGTACACCGCCGTCGCGGTCGGCCCCGATGGCGACCTCTACGCGGCCACCTACACCGGCGACCTCCTGCGCTGTTCGCTCCACAGCGATGGCACGATCGCCTCAGTCGACGTCATCGAGACGGTGCATCGCGCCAACGGCGGCGATCGATTGATTACCGGCATCTGCTTCGACCCCGACAGTACGCCTGGTGCACCGGTCCTCTATGTCAGTCACGGACAGTCCACGCGTACCGCTGCCGACGACTGGACCGGCAAGCTGAGCCGCCTCACAGGCGCGACGCTCGATCATTACCAGGACGTACTGGTGGGCTTCCCGCGTGCGGCGCGGGACCACCTCAACAACCAACCGGCGTTCGGGCCGGACGGCGCGCTGTACCTGCCGAACGGTAGCAACAGCGCCATGGGCGATGCCGACGCCACCTGGGGCAATCGCCCCGAGCGCAAGCTGTCGGCTTGCGTCATGCGGATCGACCTGGCTGCGATCGGCCAGAGGACGATCGATATCCGTACCGATGACGGTGGCGGTCCGTACAACCCGTTCGCGCCGGGTGCCCCTGTCACCGTCTACGCATCCGGCGTCCGCAACGCGTACGACCTGGTCTGGACGCGCGACGGCAAGCTCATGGCGCCGATCAATGGTTCGGCGGCCGGCGGTAACACGCCGGAGTCGCCCAAGCGCGACATCCCTGCCCTGCACAACGTTCGTCTAACCATTCCTGACCACCTGGCGCGGATCGAGCCCGGCCGGTACTACGGACATCCCAATCCTTCCCGCGGCGAATACGTGTTAATGGGCGGAAATCCCACCGACGGGATCGATCCGATCGAGGTCAATCGCTATCCGGTGGGCATCCTGCCGCAGTCGCGCTGGAAACCGCCTGTCGCCGAGTTCGGCAGCAACATCTCGCCCTGCGGCATCATCGAATACAAGGGTTCCGGCCGCACTTTGCCCATCGACGGCGCGCTGATGGTTTGCCGCTACTCCGGCGGCAAGGACGTCTGTCTGTTCCTGCCCGGCCGCGACGGCTCCTTCGGCGAAATGGTCACCGGCATCGACGGACTTTTCGGATTCGCCGATCCGCTCGACCTCGTCCAGCACCCGGTGAACGGCCATCTCTACGTCGCGGAATTCGGCGGCAAACGCGTTACGTTGCTCCGCGCGAAACCTCAGGGCGTTTCCTCGCGCGTCTACCGCGAGAAGGTCGGGCTGGGAATGGGCCTGCATGAGACGCCAGCCGGCAAACACATCGCAAAACCCGAAGGCGACGACGCCCGGGAAGACTGA
- the gatC gene encoding Asp-tRNA(Asn)/Glu-tRNA(Gln) amidotransferase subunit GatC, which produces MSSTRHSITVDDVRKVARLARLSIPDTDLPAITAKLEPILGYIEQLNEVDTAGVAAMAHVVPLHNVLREDTIEPALGLEATLRNAPETDGPFFKVPKVIGEEDSAG; this is translated from the coding sequence ATGAGCTCAACCCGTCACTCGATCACCGTCGACGATGTCAGGAAAGTCGCCCGCCTGGCGCGGTTGTCCATTCCCGACACGGATCTGCCCGCGATCACCGCGAAGCTCGAGCCCATTCTCGGCTACATCGAACAACTCAACGAGGTGGACACTGCCGGCGTCGCCGCGATGGCCCACGTCGTGCCGCTGCACAACGTGCTGCGCGAGGACACGATCGAGCCAGCGCTGGGACTTGAGGCGACCCTCCGAAATGCGCCTGAAACGGACGGTCCGTTCTTCAAGGTGCCGAAAGTGATCGGAGAGGAAGACTCCGCCGGATAA
- a CDS encoding Gfo/Idh/MocA family protein, with product MSRKIRVAITGLGFGAEFIPIYQDHPDAEMYAINRRDQAGLDACGDKFGIKARYKDYAEMLKDPNIDAVHINSPIPDHAWMSIAALNAGKHVACTVPMATSAEDCKKIIEAQKASGKVYIMMETVVYSREYLFAKDLYDRGTLGRIQFLRGSHVQDMDGWPGYWPGLPPMWYATHCVSPCLAILSDPAKGQIAMAESVVCHGSGRIREEMIKKYNSPFAIETATFKIKDSDVVAEVTRSLFDAARQYRESFDVTGSNVSFEWQQLENEKPVLHMRGLPENEIPKRVGVPDFAGRLPDPIRKYTGAIHDATHLSFLQGAGHGGSHPHLAHNFLMACLGRQPAFPDAPTSANWTLVGICAHESAMKGGDRVAIPQL from the coding sequence ATGTCCAGGAAGATTCGCGTCGCGATTACCGGTCTGGGTTTCGGTGCCGAGTTTATCCCCATCTACCAGGACCACCCCGACGCCGAGATGTACGCCATCAACCGCCGCGATCAGGCCGGCCTAGACGCCTGCGGCGATAAGTTCGGCATCAAGGCCCGCTACAAAGACTACGCGGAGATGCTGAAGGACCCGAACATCGATGCGGTCCACATCAACAGCCCGATCCCTGACCACGCATGGATGAGCATCGCCGCCCTCAATGCCGGCAAGCACGTCGCGTGCACGGTGCCGATGGCGACCAGCGCCGAGGACTGCAAGAAGATCATTGAAGCGCAGAAGGCCAGCGGCAAGGTCTACATTATGATGGAGACCGTGGTCTACAGCCGCGAGTATCTCTTCGCGAAAGACCTTTACGACCGCGGCACGCTCGGCCGCATCCAGTTCCTTCGCGGCAGCCACGTGCAGGACATGGACGGCTGGCCCGGCTACTGGCCGGGGCTTCCGCCGATGTGGTACGCGACCCACTGCGTCAGCCCGTGCCTCGCGATCCTGTCGGACCCCGCCAAGGGGCAAATTGCGATGGCCGAGAGCGTGGTCTGCCACGGCTCGGGGCGTATCCGCGAGGAGATGATCAAGAAGTACAACAGCCCGTTCGCGATCGAGACGGCGACGTTCAAGATCAAGGATTCAGACGTTGTCGCCGAGGTCACCCGCTCGCTGTTCGACGCCGCCCGGCAGTACCGCGAGAGCTTTGACGTCACCGGCAGCAACGTGAGCTTCGAGTGGCAGCAACTGGAGAACGAAAAGCCGGTGCTGCACATGCGCGGTCTGCCGGAGAATGAGATTCCCAAGCGCGTCGGCGTGCCCGACTTTGCCGGCCGGCTCCCGGACCCGATCCGCAAGTACACCGGCGCGATCCACGACGCAACGCACCTGAGCTTCCTGCAAGGTGCCGGGCACGGCGGCAGCCATCCGCACCTGGCTCACAACTTCCTGATGGCCTGCCTAGGCAGACAGCCGGCGTTCCCGGACGCTCCGACAAGCGCAAACTGGACGCTCGTCGGCATCTGTGCCCACGAAAGCGCCATGAAAGGCGGCGATCGGGTGGCGATTCCGCAGCTCTAA
- a CDS encoding sigma-70 family RNA polymerase sigma factor, whose protein sequence is MDDPQKKARFAELLRGSQSRLLGYIHGLVRDVNDADDLFQQTAVILWNKFESYDPSRSFTAWACGVARLEISNFIRSRSRKKLYLSDDLNLLLIEAYTEVPEQPNDDEERKEALAGCLAKLRERDRELLLTCYTGEDDIIRIADRIGRSSQSVHNSLRRIREALYECVRRTLAQEAHPA, encoded by the coding sequence ATGGACGACCCCCAGAAGAAAGCTCGATTCGCCGAACTGCTTCGGGGCAGCCAGTCGCGCCTGCTCGGGTACATCCATGGCCTGGTCCGTGATGTGAATGACGCCGACGATCTGTTCCAGCAGACCGCGGTCATCCTGTGGAACAAGTTTGAAAGCTACGATCCGTCGCGGAGCTTTACCGCCTGGGCGTGCGGCGTGGCGAGGCTGGAGATTTCCAACTTCATCCGAAGTCGAAGCCGCAAGAAACTCTATCTGAGTGACGACCTGAATCTGCTGCTGATCGAGGCGTATACGGAAGTTCCCGAGCAGCCGAACGACGATGAAGAACGCAAGGAGGCCCTGGCCGGCTGTCTGGCCAAGCTCCGCGAGCGCGATCGGGAACTGCTGCTCACCTGTTACACCGGTGAGGACGACATCATCCGCATCGCCGACCGCATCGGCCGATCGAGCCAGAGCGTGCACAACTCGCTGCGGCGAATTCGCGAGGCACTGTACGAATGCGTCAGGCGGACCCTGGCGCAGGAAGCGCACCCGGCGTAG